The sequence below is a genomic window from Microbacterium abyssi.
TCGTCCGAGGCCGCGACTCGATCACCTTCCCGGGCGAGCTGCGCCCTGACGAGCTGCGCAGCCGCACCGGGGTCCACGTGCCAGAAGGAGATGTGTACGACACCGTGGGCGGCTACATCATGAGCGTGCTCGAGCGCGTGCCAGCGACGGGCGACGAGGTCGCCCTCGACTCGGGCGTACTGCAGGTCGTCCGCATGGACGGCCGCCGCGTCGACCGCATCCGCTACACGCCGGAGCCGGTCGATGTCGCGAACGAGGAGGTGACCCGATGAGCGACTGGATGGGAATCGTCTGGCTCGTGATCCTGCTCGTCGCGAACGCCTTCTTCGTCGGTGCCGAGTTCGCCGTGATCTCGGCCCGCCGTTCACAGATCGAGCCGAGGGCGGAACAGGGCTCCCGGGCGGCGAAGACCGCCCTGTTCGCGATGGAGCACGCGACGCTCATGCTCGCGACCTCGCAGCTCGGCATCACGATCTGCTCGCTGCTGATCCTGAACGTGTCCGAGCCCGCGATCCACCACCTCCTCGGCATCCCGATGCACGCACTCGGGTGGGCCGAACCCGTCGTCGACGTCACCGGGTTCGTCATCGCGCTCGTCCTGGTCTCGTACCTGCACGTCGTTTTCGGCGAGATGGTGCCGAAGAACCTCGCGTTCTCGGTGCCGGACCGGGCGGTGCTGATCCTTGCGCCGCCACTGGTGTGGGTCTCGAAGGTGTTCCACCCGGTGATCTGGGTTCTCAACGCTGCGGCCAACGGCGTGCTGCGCCTGTTCCGCGTCGAGCCGAAGAACGAGGCGGCATCCACCTTCACGATCGACGAGGTGGCGACGATCGTCAACCAGTCTCGTCGCGAAGGCGTGCTGACGGACACGTCGGGCGCCGTCGCCAAGGCCGTCGAGTTCACCGACAAGAAGGCGCGGGACGTCGCCGTGTCACTGGGCGATCTCGTCACCCTGCCGCAGACGACCACTCCGGACGACATCGAACGTGCGGTGGCCCGCTACGGATTCTCCCGCTACGTGATCGTGGACGACGAGAGCACCCCGCTGGGCTACGTGCACCTGAAGGACATCCTCAGAGCGTCGGAAGGGGAGGACGCCGCCTCGAAGACGGTTGCGCCGATCCCGCCCAAGCGCATTCACCACATGGTGCCGGTGCAGGAGGACACCGACCTCGAGGACGCGCTCGCGCTCAT
It includes:
- a CDS encoding hemolysin family protein; this encodes MSDWMGIVWLVILLVANAFFVGAEFAVISARRSQIEPRAEQGSRAAKTALFAMEHATLMLATSQLGITICSLLILNVSEPAIHHLLGIPMHALGWAEPVVDVTGFVIALVLVSYLHVVFGEMVPKNLAFSVPDRAVLILAPPLVWVSKVFHPVIWVLNAAANGVLRLFRVEPKNEAASTFTIDEVATIVNQSRREGVLTDTSGAVAKAVEFTDKKARDVAVSLGDLVTLPQTTTPDDIERAVARYGFSRYVIVDDESTPLGYVHLKDILRASEGEDAASKTVAPIPPKRIHHMVPVQEDTDLEDALALMRRAGRHLAKVRNAQGETTAVLFLEDILEELVGEVQDATRRVHGR